In Amyelois transitella isolate CPQ chromosome 5, ilAmyTran1.1, whole genome shotgun sequence, one DNA window encodes the following:
- the LOC106139139 gene encoding selenoprotein M, translating into MKLLISVTLFCVCLLSAFSYENSDIKSARIESCRGCSLNRLPEVKEFVLNDAPKYERVEVKFITGAPPELVLLGEADKELERIPLSELQRSECNELLQNRGFVQNPKQSEL; encoded by the exons atgaagttGCTAATTTCAGTAACATTGTTTTGTGTTTGTCTCTTATCGGCATTTTCTTATGAAAATTCGGATATCAAGTCTGCAAGAATTGAA AGTTGCAGGGGATGTTCATTAAACCGCCTCCCGGAAGTGAAAGAGTTCGTGTTAAACGACGCCCCTAAATATGAACGGGTTGAAGTGAAATTCATCACGGGCGCTCCCCCGGAGCTGGTTTTGTTGGGCGAGGCTGATAAGGAGCTGGAACGTATCCCACTGTCAGAGCTGCAGCGGTCAGAGTGCAATGAACTACTGCAAAACAGGGGTTTTGTTCAAAATCCGAAGCAGTCTGAATTATAA